Within Vibrio campbellii CAIM 519 = NBRC 15631 = ATCC 25920, the genomic segment ATTTATCTAAAGGGCATGTTCAAGAAGCTGATTAAGTACAATCAGTGGAAATATCCCAACCCGCTTGAAGCAATCGAGCCTATCAAAACCAGTGAGAAGCATCTTGCCTATCTAACCAAGCCACAAATCGACGAGTTCTTTGATGAACTGCATAGCTGCAATCGAGCTATCAAGGCATCAATCCCACAAATTATTGTCATCGCAAAAATTTGTTTGGCCACAGGTGCACGAATCAGTGAGGCACTCACTCTAACTCGCACTCAAATAACCGAGTTCAAATTGACTTACACAGATACAAAAGGGAAAAGGAATCGCAGTGTGCCTATCTCACCATCTTTATATCAAGAGATATTAGATATAGCGGTGAGCGACCATGACATATTTAACACCAGTTACAAAGATGCTTGGCGTTACATAAAAAGAGCCTTGCCTGAGCACGTTCCGACTGGGCAAGCGACCCATGTTCTGCGGCACACTTTTGCTTCGCATTTTATGATGAATAAAGGGGATATTTTGGTGCTGCAGCGTATTCTTGGCCATACAAAAATCGAGCAGACTATGGCGTATTCTCATTTTGCCCCAGAGCATTTGATGCAGGCTGTTCACCTTAATCCTCTAGAGAATTAGTGGCGACAAAATGGCGGCAGCCACTGTAAAAGAGCGTTATTTAGCGGTTTTAGACGTAAAAAAGGCGACAATTTACACTGTCGCCTTTTGCTATTTAGCTGCTAATTTTGCCTATTCCCAATCAAGGATAACCTTGCCAGACATCCCGCTACGCATGACGTCGAAGCCTTCTTGGAAGTCATCAATCTTGTAGTGATGGGTGATGATCGGTGAGAGATCCAAGCCAGATTGAATCAAAGAAGCCATCTTGTACCAAGTTTCGAACATTTCACGGCCGTAGATACCTTTGATCACCAAGCCTTTGAAGATAACTTGGTTCCAGTCGATACCCATGTCTGATGGTGGAATGCCTAGTAGTGCAACACGACCACCGTGGTTCATTGTGGTTAGCATTGAGTTGAATGCGGCTGGGTTACCAGACATTTCTAGACCTACGTCGAAGCCTTCTGTCATGCCTAGCTCAGACATGACGTCTTCTAGCTTCTCTTCAGCAACGTTTACTGCGCGTGTTACGCCCATCTTACGAGCAAGTTCTAGACGGTATTCGTTCACGTCTGTGATCACTACGTGGCGAGCACCAACGTGCTTCGCAACTGCAGCAGCCATGATACCGATTGGGCCAGCACCTGTGATAAGCACGTCTTCGCCTACTAGGTCGAAAGAAAGCGCGGTATGTACTGCGTTACCAAACGGGTCAAAGATAGACGCTAGATCGTCAGAGATGCCTTCAGGGATCTTGAACGCGTTGAACGCTGGGATCACTAGGTATTCAGCGAATGCACCTTCACGGTTAACGCCCACACCAATCGTGTTACGACATAGGTGAGTACGGCCGCCACGACAGTTACGACAGTGACCACACGTGATGTGACCTTCGCCAGATACGCGGTCACCGATTTCAAAGCCACGAACTTCCTGACCAATCGCAACCACTTCGCCCACGTATTCGTGACCGACAACCATAGGCACTGGAATTGTCTTTTGTGACCATTCGTCCCAGTTGTAGATGTGTACGTCTGTACCACAGATAGCGGTTTTCTTAATTTTGATCAGAATGTCGTTATGGCCAACTTCAGGTTTATCAACCTCAGTCATCCAAATGCCTTGTTCAGGCTTTAGCTTTGATAATGCTTTAATTTTCATAGTATTCACCAAATATTGCCCCGCTCTATGCGTGACAAAAAATTCTTTCATCTAATGCGTTTAAAGAAGAAATAAAGGCTTTACCCATGAGCCGACTCAGAAGAGTTGGGAAAGCCTTTTTATCTTTAAACGCAAGCGCTTTTCTCATTCCCATCTAATCCCTCTCCTCTGCTTTAGAGGAAGGCTGGGAAGGGAGAACAAAACTTAGATGATACCCATGTCCTTACCAACTTGGATGAACGCGTCGATTGCACGGTCTAGTTGCTCACGAGAGTGCGCTGCAGACATTTGAGTACGGATACGCGCTTGACCTTTTGGTACAACAGGGAATGAGAAGCCGATTACGTAGATGCCTTTCTCTAGAGCGCGCTCTGCGAATTCTGCTGCTACTTTTGCGTCACCAAGCATGATTGGAATGATTGCATGGTCAGCACCACCCATTGTGAAACCAGCATCTTCCATGCGAGTACGGAAGTGTACTGCGTTTTCCCATAGACGGTCACGTAGGTCACCGCTCTCTTCTAGTAGGTCTAGAACGCGGATAGAAGCGCTTACGATTGCTGGTGCAACAGAGTTAGAGAATAGGTATGGACGAGAGCGCTGACGTAGCCAGTCAATCACTTCCGCTTTACCAGACGTGTAACCGCCTGAAGCGCCGCCCATTGCTTTACCTAGCGTACCAGTGATGATGTCGATACGGTCAACCACGTTGTGGTGCTCGTGCGTACCTGCACCTGTTTTACCCATGAAGCCAACAGCGTGAGAATCATCAACCATAGTCAATGCACCGTACTTCTCTGCTAGGTCACAGATAGCTGGTAGGTTTGCTACTACACCGTCCATTGAGAACACGCCGTCCGTTACGATAAGAATGTGGCGAGCGCCTGCTTCTTTCGCAGCAATCAGTTGTTGCTCTAGCTCTTCCATGTTGTTGTTCGAGTAACGGAAACGCATTGCTTTACATAGACGAACACCGTCGATGATTGACGCGTGGTTTAGTGCATCAGAGATGATTGCGTCTTCTTTACCTAGAATCGTTTCAAATAGGCCCGCGTTTGCGTCGAAACATGATGTGTAAAGAATCGTGTCTTCTTTACCCAGGAACTTAGAAAGCTTCTGCTCAAGCTCTTTGTGGATGTCTTGAGTACCACAGATGAAACGTACTGAAGCCATACCAAAACCGTGCTCGTCCATGCCTGCTTTACCCGCTTCGATAAGCGCTGGGTGGTTAGCAAGACCAAGGTAGTTGTTCGCACAGAAGTTCAGAACTTCTTCACCAGTAGAGATTTTAACCGCTGCTTGCTGCTGAGACGTGATGATACGCTCTGCTTTGTAAAGGCCTTCCGCCTTCACTTCTTCAATTTGCTGTTCAATCTGTTGGTAAAATGCAGAAGACATTCGCAATTCCTTCCTGTTTATTTTGTCGAGTTTTTACTCGATTAGAATGAGGTTGAGCCTTTATGTGACGGGCATCACAGGCATTTACTTATCAATTAAGTGTAGTGTAATTCAAGGAAGGAAAAACGATTATCCCTCAAGGTGGAAAAGCATTAATGAATCCTAGGCACGAATCCAATTAATGCTTTTCTATGAGGTTGTAATGAAAGGAGTTATAGCCAAGTTGGCTTAGCTAAAAGTGCTTCAAAGTCCTTAGCGGGTAATGGTCGGCTATAGTGGAAACCTTGCCCGAACTCACAGTTTAGGTTTTTCAAGTAATCCACATGACGCTGTTCTTCGATGCCTTCTGCAACAATCTTCAGATTCAGCGCTTTCGCCATCGCAATAATCACGTTCACAAGCTCACGGTCGGACTCATTCTCAAACATGTTCTGCAAGAAGCTGCGGTCGATCTTAAGGCGATCAAACGGGAACTTCTGTAAGTAACTCAACGCCGAGTAACCCGTACCGAAATCATCAATGGTGAGCTTAGCGCCCAGTGCTCGTAAGTTGTCTAACATCTCCATCAGGTCGCTACTGTGGTTGAACAACAAGCTCTCTGTCACCTCTACATCAAACAATTCAGGTGACAAGCCCGACTCTTCTATGTGCTGCTTGATCTGTTCGAAAAGTCGATCGCAGTATCTAAACTGCACACTTGAGAAGTTTACCGACACAAACAGAGGAGCAACGTCCTGCCACTGTGCCGCCTGTTGGCAAGCTTGACGAATCGCAAAGTCGCCCAGCTGATGAATCAGACCGTTCTTTTCGGCGATGGAGATAAACTCTTCTGGATTCACAAAGCCAAACTTCTCGTCGTTCCAACGCATCAGAGCCTCTGCACCAACAATGACGCCGCTATCGAGATCGATAATAGGTTGGTAATACAGCTCAAGAAGATCATGAGAAATGGCGTGACGAAGACGACTTTCGTGCTCTAGGAAGCGCTGTAAATCTTGGTTCATGTTGTGATCATAGAAGCAGAAAGCGTTACGGCCATCTTGTTTCACTCGGTACATCGCCATGTCCGCACACGCCAGTAGCTGCTCTGCATTGTCGCCATCTTCAGGGAACACCGACATACCGACACTCGCCGATAGGAAGAACTCGTGGTTTTGCCAAACGAACGGCTCGTTGAATACCGACAGCACGGTAGCTGCAAAACGTTTTGCGCTGTCGGCATCTTGTAAATCAGGGATAACCAACAGGAATTCATCACCGCCAATGCGTGCCAACAGATCGGTTTTACGTACTGCGTTGTGCAATCGCTCTGCCGCCAGCTTTAACACTTCGTCACCAACGAAGTGCCCCATTGAATCATTGATTTGTTTAAAGTGATCAAGGTCGATAAACATGACCAGTACGTTTGATTTCATTCGCTCTGCGCGTGACAACTCTAATTCCAAACGTTCAGAACCATAAACACGGTTAGGCAAACCAGTAAGTGCATCATGTTTGGCTTGATATGCCAGTTCCATCTCGGACGATTTACGGCGCTCAATTTCACTGGTTAAACGCTCGTTTTGCTGAGACAAGAAATCTTTACGCTTTTTCTCTTCTTCCAGTTTGATTTTCAGTTCGACGCGAGTGTTATTAAGCGTGAATGCGTACAGTAGCCCAACGACAATCATGATAGCGAGAACACTCAAACCATTGATGAACAGACGAGAGGTGTAGATGTCACGTTCACTTAATGACTCAAACCACGCCATTAATTTAAAGTGATGATGTTCGATCGGAACTTCAAAGTAGATTTTTTGCTTTAACTCTTGAGCTAATGCTTCTGGTGCCGTGATGCTTTCTTGTTCTAGTTTGCGACTGATCGAGTCCCACACTTCCATTTCAACATCATTGATCTTCAACACCATACGACTGTAGCTGTCTTCGTGTTCCTGATTAGTCAGTTGGGAAATCACCACTTGTTTGTTGATGTCTGCAATCAAGTAGCCAACGGGCTTACCAGAAAACATCACTTGCTTAACCACTTGAATAAGGACTTTGCCGCCCTCTCGTATCGCTCTGACTTCTTCAGGGTGATCGTACTCGTTAAGCAGTCGGGAAGTGTCTATGCGGTGATCGGTTTTTTCGCCAGTGGTCACAATAGTAGAGCCATCTAACCCGATTAGTGTCAGCTTTTTATATATGATTTGATTATTGACGGTTTTCGCTTCTGCTTTCTCTTGGAGCTTACGCTTCAAATTGATCAAGCTCGCGCCTAACCCGTATTCCATCGACATCCCGGAAGCAAGGTTGGCAAAAAAAGTCTGCACCGTTTTATCGGTGGATAAATGATCGACATCTTCGCTGGAAAGCGTAAATAAATTATCAAGGGTACCTGCGTAACTTTTCACCTTTAAGTCGAGTTCTCGGTGTTGTGAATCTTTTAATTTATTTTGACCTAAACTCGTTACCGTAATAATCATCGCCAAGTAGAGCGACACTAAAATCGCACTAATGGTGATGATTCTTTGACTTGATATTTTTTTTACAGACTTTCTCATATATTTTTCTTACTATCTTCTAAGAAGTAGTCATTATAGAAATAGTAAATAGATGGGTAGTATTTCTCGACCAAGGCTTGGTAAGTCCCATCTTGCTTAATTGAATTCAAATATTGGTTAAATGCGGCTTTTAGTTCAGGAGAGCCCTTACGGAAAGCCACTGCCATTTGTTGGTTTTCTGAAATTGGACCAATGACTTTGATCTCACCTGGCCACTTCTCTAATGCAATCAATGTGTCTGCCACATCTAACAACGTACTCTCGGCATCGTTTTTCATTATGGCGGGCACCATCTCATTCAAACGACGCTGGCCATCGGGCAGGATCACCTTCGCACCGGTGTCATATAAATTGTAAAGGTTTGGATCTAGGCAAGAGTGCTCCATCGCGAGTACTTCGCGTCCGTTAATGAGCGCTTTCACTTTATTAATGTCTTGTTCCACGGAGCCTGTTGGTGTGATCGGCGTTAGCGTTGAATCTGTTCGAGCGATCAACCATACCGCAGAAGGAAAGTAATCATCTGAAAAATCGATCACGTTTTTACGCCAGTCGAGGATAGTCACACCATTCGCAATCAGGTCACCTTCCACTGCCATCTTCTCACCAACGACAAGCTGCGCATCTTTGTACTCAACTTTCTGGCCTGTCAGCTTACCTACTACGTTGTTCCATTGCGCTGGTACGTATTGATAGCGAACGCCGAGAGATTTTGCGAACCCTTTTATGATATCGACATCAAGACCGGTCAGTGTCTGCATTTCGCCTTGGTCAATGTACGAAACGAAGTTCGCATAAGGTACACCGATATGACGTAGCACACCTCGATCTTTGATGTCTTGCAGATCGCCAGCCGAGACAGAAGTCGACATAAATGATGCCACCCCAATGGCAAGTGCCGTCATGGTTCGTTTGATTGTTTTCACTGACATGGTGAATATCCCTCTCTTCTACAAAGAGCCCATTAAAGGGCGCTTTGACAGTTCAACAAGGTTAGAACGAGTAGTAAAGATCCGTAATCGCTTCCACAAGACCTTCCACATCTTTCTCATCATGGAATAAATGAGTCGAGATGCGCAGTGCTTGCGTTTCGTAAGCGTCCTCTTTGTACAGCTTGAAGTTTGTTGTACGGATGATGTATCCGTATTCTTCACGAAGACGGTCACGGAACAGAGTCAATCGCTCTTTATCTGTCACATCGCTTAATGGGTTAAACGTTGTTAGACCACTGGTTAAGCCTTCCACGTTTGGCGAATACATCTGAGCATGTGGTAACGCTTCGTTAAGCAGCGTCTTACATAGATCGCTCAGCTCTAGTACACGCTCTTGAATGCGGTCACGGCCAATCTCATCCCACATCTTACAGCTATCGGCAAGTGCTTGTTTTGCTGGGTAGTTATCGTTACCAATGTATTGCATTTGCAATTGCTTGCCTAGGTGATCAGCGTGAGAAAGAGAAGAATTGATCAACCACAGTGGGTTTTCACGATCGCTCCAGTACTCATTCAAACGATTGCCGTTATCACGTACATACAAGATACCTGTCGCGCCCGGACCACACTGCCACTTATGGCCAGATCCTGCATAGAAGTCACAATCCATATCGTGGAAGTCTAAGTCGAACATACCGACAGTGTGCGCACCATCAACTAATGTTGGGATACCGTGCTGTTTTGCTAGAGAACAAATCGCTTTGGCTGGCAGCGTTGTACCTGTTTTGTAGGTAATGTGAGAGAACACGATGAGGCGAACATTATGGTGCGCTTCAATCGCTTCACGGAAGGCTTGAATGTAATCTTCTTCTGAAACCTCTTCCATGCCCGTGAAAACAGGAAGTTGAATTTCAACGACATCGACACCGAAGCGGTGTTTTGCCACATTCATTGGTGACGTAGCAGCAACGTGTTCGTGGTGAGTAGTTAGGATGACATCATCAGGCTCGAAATGCAGACCGTTGATGATTGAACATAAACCGTCGGTAGTGTTACGACTCAAAATGATTTCGTCTGGATTAGCACCAAAGCCTGGTGCAACGTCTGTCACCATTTCAGAAACATGAGGCCAAGCGCCAAACTTGTCTTTCATATCCCACGGGTACTTAGCAACGATTTTGTTGTTGTCTTCGTATCCTTCAAGAACATGTTTTGGCATCGAACCAGTCGTACCAATATTCATGTAAGTCGTTCGTTTATCCAATACAAACTGCTTTTGAACTTTACGCCAAAAGCGCTTATCGTTCTTTTTACCTAGACGGCTCCAGTCGATATTCGGTTCCTTTGCTTGAACAGCACCAGAAAACGCTGAAGCACTGACGCCAGCCACAACTGCACCAGTTGCACCTTTTAAAAAATTGCGGCGGCTACGATTAGTCTGAATAGATTCCTTGTCGCTCATCTTTTCGATCCTTGTCGGAAGTTTAGCCATATTATAAATTATGAATCCGTAACTATCTGTTACTAAACTAGTATTACCTAATAGACCTATAGTTTATGGGTTCTCGCTGCAATTAAGTGACTTTAGTTCCACTTTTTCATCTCGAGTGATGATATAAGCAACATTTTATACAACATTAAATAAACAACTAAACACATAACAGAGTATTCATTAAAACACTTATTGCCAATATAAATCACAAATCAATTTATAACTTCCCTTAGGAATACAAATTAATGATTTGTAATATTTAAATCACAAATTAGACAACAAGGTTAATATCGCTTCTAGCACGTTAAATATGTAACAATATGTACCTTTTGGTTAAATTTTATTTGCATATAGTCTTTGAAAAAAATTTAATCAATTATTCAAGATAAACATACTAAGTTGTCAAATTAGCTATTTTGGCGAGGCGTTTTTCCTAAAGCGAGAAGCCTTAAATTAGAGGCATAGAAAAACACCCAGTAGGAGGGCTTTTGATGAATGGAGCACGGCTATGCTGAGAACAAAACGTTCACACGGCTCTCAACGTAAACTTCTGTTGGTACAGACACGACGTATCGCTGGTCTCAAGATTACTGTGATGCAGCATTAATATCGATTGAACAATCTTAGTGCCTATCCCTAAAGAACCGCTCTCTGCTTCGTGCTCGATATGATTAACAAAGGTAAAATGGATACGCGATTTATCCTCACTCAAACGCGCTTGGCAATGAACCTCCGAACCCATAGGACTATGGCGCAGCGCATTTTCTAGCAGATTAAGCACTAGGCGCTCTAGTAAACCTTTATCACCTACGGTTTGAATCTTATCGTCGACATCCATTTTCAATACGACTTCTTTGCGAGAAAACTGGCTCTGCATCGTCTCGGTACATTCGGTCATCAGTGCCTCAAGATCGACAGGTCGATACTCGTAGTTTGGTATTGGCGCTTCTTTGCGCGCCGAATCAAGCAATGAGTGCAATTGCGTTGAAAGCTTCTCACAATTTCGAAAAGCCACGTCAATCAGAGGATCGGATTCCGGATGCTGCAAACGCCACGTTTCCAAATACCCAAGTACGCTCGATAGCGGTGTTTTTAAATCATGGCTAAGTTGCAACAAGCTTTGGCGACGATGAGAAGATTGATATTCTAACTGTAAAAACTGCTGCTGAATGTGCTTCGCCATCATCTGGTAAGAGTTCGCGATCGGCACTAACTCCGGCAATTGACGAGTAAAATCGGGTTGTAGACGAAAATCATGCTCTGCTTGCTGTTGAAGCTGATTAGTGACGCGCTCAATTGGGTTCAACAAGCTGCGCTTACCAGAACATAAGCGCCCAATGCAAAGCCTAAAATCGACACCAAAACTAACCCCGCTAGCGCAATATAAGGTGTGTCGACCTGTGCGTTGGCGATGGCATCATGTCTGGTACTGCCAATCACAACATAGAGATAACCCAGGGTCGATCCAAGCTCTTCAATCGCGGCAACGGAAAACACTTTGTGCTCACCACGATTACGAGGGTCTTCACCCAAAATAGGAAAGGGTTCGTCATTTAAGAATTGCTTGATGGGCTGGAGATCCACTTTACCCATGATCTCTGCCCCTTCTGGTGCTGCATGGGTAGTGATGTTGCCCTGACTATCAAGAAAGTAAATTTCGAAATCAGGACCGATAAGCATGAGCGTATGAAAGATAGATTTAAGCGCTTTGGGGTTGTAATCGGTACCTATCATCAATGGGCTATCATCGCGCATATGGCTTGCAAGGTCTTTGTGCAAGCTCTGCTTGGTACGCAACTCAATCGTCTCTTTCTGCCAATTGTAAGTGAGGCCTATCACCATTGCTGCCAACAAAAACCATAAGCTCGTGAATATCACTAAGCGAGATTTGAAGCTCATTTTATCGCCTCCCTAAACAGCAACATTGATTGTGAGCGTGATTGAGAACATGACAATAAATAAATTCACCAAGTCATTGTCTAGGTTGAAATTTATACCCAACACCCCAGACGGTCTGGATGAAATGATGATCAGAATCAGACAAAGACAACTTGCTACGTAAGCGGTTGATGGTGCTACACACGGTATGGTGATAACCGGAATGGTTGGTGTTCCAAACGTGGTCAAGCAATTCATCTTTGCTATAGACTCTACCTGGACGCGTCGCGAGGAATTGAAGCAAGGTAAACTCGGTCGCAGTGAGGGTCACATCCTTGTCATGCAAAGAGACTTGATGCAACTCTGGAATAATTCTTAACGGACCAAAATCCATCGCATCTTCTACGAGGTTTTATCCGTTTGCACTTCCGTGGTATGGCTAACACGATGCAGTACATTGCGGACTCGCGCTTGGAACTCTAATACGCTAAATGGCTTGGTAATGTAATCATCCACTCCCGCTTCTAAACCGTCGACTTTATCCATCTCCCCATCTCTGGCTGTCAGCATAAGTACAGGACTCCAATTTTGTTGCTGACGCAAATAATGGCAGATGTCGAGACCATCACCGTCTGGCAAACCTCTATCAAGGATCAACAAATCAAAAGATTGCTGTTGATATTGCACTTTAGCCTCAGCGATATTCGTTGCTCTCAACACTTGATGCCCTTGAAACTTGAGATGCATTTGAACCAGCTCCGCCAAATCATCGTCATCTTCCACCAGCAAGATGTTCGCGACTAAATTGATTGCCTGTTGTTCCATGGTCCTCTCCTTGCCTTCAAGTATCCTCACTTTGCACATGACCGGAACAGGTCAGAAATCCTTTCAAAAAAGGTTCCGATGACGCCATGAGGGATGTGCTTAGTACAAGCACTTTGGAAAGGAGACGTCATCGGAGCCTGTTTTAGTCGACTCGAGTGATGGTGACTTTCGCACCAGGGTTCAAGAAGCGGTGGTTCGCAGAGAGCGCAGAATTTGCAAATCCGTCATCTTGGCTAATAACACCAGCATGGAAAGCAACGACATCATTGCTATCATTACGAGCAGCATTAAAGCCCTCACCACCACCTGCGGGCCCCGGAATGGTGGCTGCAAGCTCATCGTTAGGCTCCGTACCGGAGTCCCAAACGTTCATGCCCATTTGATAGCTTTCACCGACCGCTAACGATTTTAGCGACAGCCCTGTTTCGCCAACAAAGGCATCATTGGTGTTAACGAACATAGACGCCACAGACAAGTAACCGTAACGACTAGGGTCAACAGTGATGGTGACTTCATCTGAAGCCCCCGGCAGCACCAATCCGTTAACTGACACGCCTTGGTAAACATCGTCATTACTGTTCATCAGATTAATTAGCTCTGCGTTACTGCCACCCTCTGCAAGGTGCTCAAGTTCGACGGATGCGGCTTGGCCAATTTCAAACAGTTGGTAGTCACCGTTATGAGTGAGCACTGCAAGCGGAGACATAGGTTGGTTCGCGGTTAGATTAGCGACGTTGACGGTGTAGCGATACGACTTAACTACATCGTTATCATCATCGCTTGGACAACCGGCGAGCAAACCGACTGAAGCTGCTACGAGTAAGATTCTGACTTTCATACATCCCCCTTACTTCACAACAATGGTGATGATCGCAACTGGGTTCAACCAACGATGACTGCTGCTGTCTAGATCACTGAAGTGGGTAGAACCTTATGAGGTAAAGTATCGAAAGTGGTACGAAGAAGTGAAAACTTCACAGCAATATTCAATCACTGAGCGAGAAGCTATCGAGTTGATTGCAGACCATGAAACGGCTATTTATCACTGTTGGTAGCAATACCATTCTGGAGCATCTGGTTTGCCTGCGCTCGACGCATTTTTGATAAAATATCACTAAAGCGAGATGAGCACACTTGAACCATGTGGAGTCGTGCAAGACAATATCTCTATTCATTTGCGCACCACTGACTATTTATGGTTAACCCAAAACTTATCGCCCTACTCCCTGATCTTGCTTCGTTTATCTTAGTGGTAAACGAAGGTAGCTTTACTGCTGCCGCCAAACAACTCGGTGTGACACCGTCAGCACTCAGTAAGCTGATCACGCGCCTAGAGCAAGCACTCTCAGTAAAATTGTTTGAGCGCACCACTCGCAAATTGATCATCACGCAAGCAGGGCAAAAAGTTTACGACCAAAGCATTGCCATGGTAAACGCGGCTCAGCAAGCGGTTGAATTGTCGGCGGAAGATCATGCCGAGCCCACTGGTGCTCTCACTGTGGCGGCTCCCGAAGCCTTTCTTAATTCCGTGCTTCAGCCATTTGTGCTGCCATTTCTAGATCGCTACCCAAATATACAGCTCAAACTGCGTGCTGCCGATGGTGAGATTGATCTGTTTCGCCAAAGCATCGATGTCGCGTTTAAGCTCACCGACAAACCCGATGAGAACCTGGTACTCAAAGAGATCAGCAAGACCAATCTGGTGTTGTGTGCTTCTCCAGATTACCTCGCCAAGCACGGTATGCCAGGGCACCCAACCGAGCTTGAGCAGCACGACTGTATTTACCTTGCAGAGAACGACAAAGACAACATCTGGTCGTTCTTTAAAGAGGAAGCGTTCCACTCGATTGCAGTGAGTGGCCGTTATGCTGTCAACCATTCACAAATGCGCTTAAATGGCGTTAAGTCCGGCTTAGGGATTGGGATCTTTCATGACTTCGTGATTAAAGACGCGTTAGAACAAGGTGAAGTGGTGGAAGTTCTACCAGATTGGATGATCAAGAGTAATTACCACGGTGCTATCGCGATGCAGTATGCACAAACCAAGTACATGCCTGCTCGCCTGCGCGTGTTTATCGATTTCGTTAAGGAGCATTTAGTCTCCGAGGATACTAACCATGCTTGAGCTAACCATGTTTGAAGAGACGAACCATGTTTAATGCCATTCATCACGTCGCGATCATTTGCAGCGATTACTCAAAGTCAAAATGCTTTTACACTGAAGTGTTGGGATTAAAAGTCATTGCTGAAAATTATCGTAAAGCCAGAGACTCACACAAGCTTGACCTCGCCTTACCTGACGGCAGCCAAGTTGAACTGTTTAGCTTTCCAGACGCACCGGAGAGACCGAGCTTTCCCGAAGCACAAGGGTTGAGACACCTCGCGTTTTTGGTTGATGACGTTGAGCAAGCAAAAGCCTACCTCGAATCGAATGACGTTGAAGTTGAGCCAATTCGTATTGATGAATTCACAGGCAAAGCGTTTACCTTCTTTCAAGATCCAGATGGCTTACCGCTGGAGATTTACCAGAAATAAAAAGAGCCAGCACTTAGCTGGCTCTTTTACTATTCCACTCTTTTCTGTGTTGCTAATTCAACGCTGTTTGCAGCTTCTCGATTCGGTTGAACAACAACCAATCCAGTGCGAGAACCGTCACAATCGCCAAGCCACCCATCGGGAACGCCAGACACAATACGACTAACGTTGCCAAACCAAGCTTCCAAATGCCATCTTGCTGAAACTTAGGTGGCGCCCCCAATGCTGCACTGCGGCTAGGGCGACGAATCCACCACATCACCACACCTGTGATTGAGATTAAGATGAACGCCAAACAGAACACCACGTTGAGTACTTTGTTAAGCACACTGACATCGCCTTGGTGCAA encodes:
- a CDS encoding transporter substrate-binding domain-containing protein, yielding MSVKTIKRTMTALAIGVASFMSTSVSAGDLQDIKDRGVLRHIGVPYANFVSYIDQGEMQTLTGLDVDIIKGFAKSLGVRYQYVPAQWNNVVGKLTGQKVEYKDAQLVVGEKMAVEGDLIANGVTILDWRKNVIDFSDDYFPSAVWLIARTDSTLTPITPTGSVEQDINKVKALINGREVLAMEHSCLDPNLYNLYDTGAKVILPDGQRRLNEMVPAIMKNDAESTLLDVADTLIALEKWPGEIKVIGPISENQQMAVAFRKGSPELKAAFNQYLNSIKQDGTYQALVEKYYPSIYYFYNDYFLEDSKKNI
- a CDS encoding LysR family transcriptional regulator, translating into MVNPKLIALLPDLASFILVVNEGSFTAAAKQLGVTPSALSKLITRLEQALSVKLFERTTRKLIITQAGQKVYDQSIAMVNAAQQAVELSAEDHAEPTGALTVAAPEAFLNSVLQPFVLPFLDRYPNIQLKLRAADGEIDLFRQSIDVAFKLTDKPDENLVLKEISKTNLVLCASPDYLAKHGMPGHPTELEQHDCIYLAENDKDNIWSFFKEEAFHSIAVSGRYAVNHSQMRLNGVKSGLGIGIFHDFVIKDALEQGEVVEVLPDWMIKSNYHGAIAMQYAQTKYMPARLRVFIDFVKEHLVSEDTNHA
- a CDS encoding VOC family protein codes for the protein MFNAIHHVAIICSDYSKSKCFYTEVLGLKVIAENYRKARDSHKLDLALPDGSQVELFSFPDAPERPSFPEAQGLRHLAFLVDDVEQAKAYLESNDVEVEPIRIDEFTGKAFTFFQDPDGLPLEIYQK
- a CDS encoding aminotransferase class V-fold PLP-dependent enzyme; the encoded protein is MSDKESIQTNRSRRNFLKGATGAVVAGVSASAFSGAVQAKEPNIDWSRLGKKNDKRFWRKVQKQFVLDKRTTYMNIGTTGSMPKHVLEGYEDNNKIVAKYPWDMKDKFGAWPHVSEMVTDVAPGFGANPDEIILSRNTTDGLCSIINGLHFEPDDVILTTHHEHVAATSPMNVAKHRFGVDVVEIQLPVFTGMEEVSEEDYIQAFREAIEAHHNVRLIVFSHITYKTGTTLPAKAICSLAKQHGIPTLVDGAHTVGMFDLDFHDMDCDFYAGSGHKWQCGPGATGILYVRDNGNRLNEYWSDRENPLWLINSSLSHADHLGKQLQMQYIGNDNYPAKQALADSCKMWDEIGRDRIQERVLELSDLCKTLLNEALPHAQMYSPNVEGLTSGLTTFNPLSDVTDKERLTLFRDRLREEYGYIIRTTNFKLYKEDAYETQALRISTHLFHDEKDVEGLVEAITDLYYSF
- a CDS encoding spondin domain-containing protein, with amino-acid sequence MKVRILLVAASVGLLAGCPSDDDNDVVKSYRYTVNVANLTANQPMSPLAVLTHNGDYQLFEIGQAASVELEHLAEGGSNAELINLMNSNDDVYQGVSVNGLVLPGASDEVTITVDPSRYGYLSVASMFVNTNDAFVGETGLSLKSLAVGESYQMGMNVWDSGTEPNDELAATIPGPAGGGEGFNAARNDSNDVVAFHAGVISQDDGFANSALSANHRFLNPGAKVTITRVD